One genomic segment of Homo sapiens chromosome 14, GRCh38.p14 Primary Assembly includes these proteins:
- the DHRS4L2 gene encoding dehydrogenase/reductase SDR family member 4-like 2 isoform 1 precursor (isoform 1 precursor is encoded by transcript variant 1, coding), whose protein sequence is MQMARLLGLCAWARKSVRMASSRMTRRDPLTNKVALVTASTDGIGFAIARRLAQDRAHVVVSSRKQQNVDQAVATLQGEGLSVTGTVCHVGKAEDRERLVAMAVKLHGGIDILVSNAAVNPFFGSLMDVTEEVWDKTLDINVKAPALMTKAVVPEMEKRGGGSVVIVSSIAAFSPSPGFSPYNVSKTALLGLNNTLAIELAPRNIRVNCLHLDLSRLASAGCSGWTRKKRKA, encoded by the exons ATGCAGATGGCCAGGCTGCTAGGCCTCTGTGCCTGGGCACGGAAGTCGGTGCGGATGGCCAGCTCCAGGATGACCCGCCGGGACCCGCTCACAAATAAGGTGGCCCTGGTAACGGCCTCCACCGACGG GATCGGCTTCGCCATCGCCCGGCGTTTGGCCCAGGACAGGGCCCACGTGGTCGTCAGCAGCCGGAAGCAGCAGAATGTGGACCAGGCGGTGGCCACGCTGCAGGGGGAGGGGCTGAGCGTGACGGGCACTGTGTGCCATGTGGGGAAGGCGGAGGACCGGGAGCGGCTGGTGGCCATG GCTGTGAAGCTTCATGGAGGTATCGATATCCTAGTCTCCAATGCTGCTGTCAACCCTTTCTTTGGAAGCCTAATGGATGTCACCGAGGAGGTGTGGGACAAG ACTCTGGACATTAATGTGAAGGCCCCAGCCCTGATGACAAAGGCAGTGGTGCCAGAAATGGAGAAACGAGG AGGCGGCTCAGTGGTGATCGTGTCTTCCATAGCAGCCTTCAGTCCATCTCCT ggCTTCAGTCCTTACAATGTCAGTAAAACAGCCTTGCTGGGCCTCAACAATACCCTGGCCATAGAGCTGGCCCCAAGGAACATTAGGGTGAACTGCCTGCACCTGGACTTATCAAGACTAGCTTCAGCAGGATG
- the DHRS4L2 gene encoding dehydrogenase/reductase SDR family member 4-like 2 isoform 2 (isoform 2 is encoded by transcript variant 2, coding): MPFPCLSLPSSWDYRIGFAIARRLAQDRAHVVVSSRKQQNVDQAVATLQGEGLSVTGTVCHVGKAEDRERLVAMTLDINVKAPALMTKAVVPEMEKRGGGSVVIVSSIAAFSPSPGFSPYNVSKTALLGLNNTLAIELAPRNIRVNCLHLDLSRLASAGCSGWTRKKRKA, from the exons atgccattcccctgcctcagcctcccgagtagctgggactacag GATCGGCTTCGCCATCGCCCGGCGTTTGGCCCAGGACAGGGCCCACGTGGTCGTCAGCAGCCGGAAGCAGCAGAATGTGGACCAGGCGGTGGCCACGCTGCAGGGGGAGGGGCTGAGCGTGACGGGCACTGTGTGCCATGTGGGGAAGGCGGAGGACCGGGAGCGGCTGGTGGCCATG ACTCTGGACATTAATGTGAAGGCCCCAGCCCTGATGACAAAGGCAGTGGTGCCAGAAATGGAGAAACGAGG AGGCGGCTCAGTGGTGATCGTGTCTTCCATAGCAGCCTTCAGTCCATCTCCT ggCTTCAGTCCTTACAATGTCAGTAAAACAGCCTTGCTGGGCCTCAACAATACCCTGGCCATAGAGCTGGCCCCAAGGAACATTAGGGTGAACTGCCTGCACCTGGACTTATCAAGACTAGCTTCAGCAGGATG
- the DHRS4L2 gene encoding dehydrogenase/reductase SDR family member 4-like 2 isoform 3 (isoform 3 is encoded by transcript variant 3, coding), with the protein MAVKLHGGIDILVSNAAVNPFFGSLMDVTEEVWDKTLDINVKAPALMTKAVVPEMEKRGGGSVVIVSSIAAFSPSPGFSPYNVSKTALLGLNNTLAIELAPRNIRVNCLHLDLSRLASAGCSGWTRKKRKA; encoded by the exons ATG GCTGTGAAGCTTCATGGAGGTATCGATATCCTAGTCTCCAATGCTGCTGTCAACCCTTTCTTTGGAAGCCTAATGGATGTCACCGAGGAGGTGTGGGACAAG ACTCTGGACATTAATGTGAAGGCCCCAGCCCTGATGACAAAGGCAGTGGTGCCAGAAATGGAGAAACGAGG AGGCGGCTCAGTGGTGATCGTGTCTTCCATAGCAGCCTTCAGTCCATCTCCT ggCTTCAGTCCTTACAATGTCAGTAAAACAGCCTTGCTGGGCCTCAACAATACCCTGGCCATAGAGCTGGCCCCAAGGAACATTAGGGTGAACTGCCTGCACCTGGACTTATCAAGACTAGCTTCAGCAGGATG